The Deinococcus ruber region GAGGCTTCGATGCGTTTGGGCGTAAACGGTTCGCTGCGTCCGATGACCCGGCTGCTGCCGTCGGGATTGGCGAGGTGATAGCGCACCTCGTACACACTCTGATCTTCGGGAACAGTTTGGCCTTCAGGAACATTGAGCTGAATGCTGCCCGCGCTGCCCGATACGTAGCCCCAGTCCAGATACGCCTCGTCTGGGTCGCTCTTCTGCGCCACGCCGATCCAGTTGCGTGCGCCCGCAGGAGCGCCGGAAAAGTCGACCTTGATGGTCGCTCCGGCGATGGGTTGAGCGGGCGTGTAGGTCAGCTTGACTGCCCCCACGCTGCCCACCTCGAAGCTGAAGCGGTTGGGTGCGCCCGGAGCCACGCTCAGGCCGCCGAAATTCTGGGTGCCGCTCGTGGCGCTGGCTACCGTGGCGCTGTACGTGCCGGGCAGCACCGAGCCGGTGTACTGGCCCCCGGCACTCGTCAGGACCGTTGCCGCGCCGCCCAAGGCGCTGGTGAAGCTGACCTGGGGGCCGCTGGGCAGCGGAGTTCCCCCTGACGTGAGCGTGACCACCACCGGAGCCAGTGCCGCGCTCGGCTGGGCCACCGTGCCCACCGCCCGCCCCAGGGCCGACGCCAGTTCACCGCTGCTCCGGGCGTTCTCGAAGGTGCCGACGCCCTGAAAGCTGCGCTGAGCATTGGCATCCAGATCGATACCGATGATTCGCAGATCGACCTCGATGCCGCGCTTCTTGAAGGCGTCCAGCACGGCCTTCAGATCGCCCCGGCAGCTTTCCTGCCCGTCGGTCACCAGCACGATCAGTTTGCGGCTGCTGTCCTGCGGGAAGTCGAGGGCGGCCTGCTGAAGCGAGTAGGCGATGGGCGTCGCGCCGCTGGGTTTGGTGGCGGTCACGGTGTCGAGCAGTGCCTTTCGGGCAAGCCCCTTCATCGGCAGCACCAGCTTGCTGTCGGTACACGATTCAGGGCTGGCGGCGGTGGTGTTGGCTCCGTAGATCCGCAGCCCCACGTTCAGCGCCGGGTTGTCGGGCAGGCGGCTGATAAAATCGTTCAGCACGTTCTTGGCGGTAAAAATACGCGTCTTGCCGTCGGAAAGTTTGGCGTACATACTCCCCGACGCGTCCAGAATGAGCTGCACGTAGGTGGTGCCCTGCGCTGCCGCTGTTCCGGCTCCCAGCAGCACGCCTGCACCCAGCATTGCCAACGCCCAACTCCGCCGCCGTCTGCCCACGTCGCCCATGTCGTCTCCGCTGGCGGGTGAATGGTCCGCCCGACCTTCAGCTTACGCTCATGTTGGGCCGCAGATGTTCAGCCGTGCGGCTTCAGGCGGCGGGCAGCCTGCTCGAACACATGCAGATCGCCGCTGCTGTACAGCACCACCCGGACATGCAGCGCCGGATGCAGCGCCAGAAACGCCTGAATTGTCTCCAGCGTCACTGCCGCCGCCCTGTCCAGCGGATAACCGTACACTCCGGTGCTGATGGCGGGAAACGCCACGCTGCCGCAGCCCGCCTCCAGTGCCAGTTCCAGGCTGCTGCGGTACGCTCCGGCCAGCAGCGCCGCCTCGTTTGCCTGCCCGCCGCGCCAGATGGGGCCGACCGCGTGAATGACGTGCTTCACACCCTGGCGCGACAGCCCGAACGCGGGCGAGATGACCGCCGATCCGGTCGGGCACCCGCCGAGCGTGCGAATGAAGCGCAGCAGCTCCGGCCCCGCCGCCCGGTGAATCACGCCGTCCACACCGCCCCCGCCCGCAAGCTGCGCGTTGGCTGCCGTCACCACCGCACAGGTAGTCTGCGCCGCGATGTCGCCCTGTACGAGTTCGAGCGGCATCTCAGGCTCCGTCCCGTGACGCTTCGCCTTTCGGCAGCAGCACCAGACTGACCAGCTCTTTGACCTCTGCCAGCGCTCTGAGCTGCTCGGCGTCCAGATCGCCCGACTTCGCCAGCGCTTCGGCCTTCTTCTTGTCGATGCTGGCAACTTCCAGCGTGGCAGCGTCTCCGAACACTTCCCGGAAGCGCGAGACCGGATATTCGATGCGTTTCGAGCGCTTCAGCACCGCCCGGTAGATGTCGTTTTCGGGATGCTCTCCAGCCATCAGCGCCGCCTTGATGACGGCTCCCAGCGCCTCGCGCTCGGCCTCCAGTCCCTGAATGGTGTCGCGCAGCACCGCATAGCGGTCGAACAGCTCTGGAAGCTCGGCAGGGTCGGGCACAACAGCAGCAGTCGAAGCAGTCATGTCCCAGTTTAGCGTGAGGCCGCTCTTCAGGTAAATACGTAATACCTGTTCATATTCTGTTCCAGGCTTTCTTCGCATCTTC contains the following coding sequences:
- a CDS encoding VWA domain-containing protein: MGDVGRRRRSWALAMLGAGVLLGAGTAAAQGTTYVQLILDASGSMYAKLSDGKTRIFTAKNVLNDFISRLPDNPALNVGLRIYGANTTAASPESCTDSKLVLPMKGLARKALLDTVTATKPSGATPIAYSLQQAALDFPQDSSRKLIVLVTDGQESCRGDLKAVLDAFKKRGIEVDLRIIGIDLDANAQRSFQGVGTFENARSSGELASALGRAVGTVAQPSAALAPVVVTLTSGGTPLPSGPQVSFTSALGGAATVLTSAGGQYTGSVLPGTYSATVASATSGTQNFGGLSVAPGAPNRFSFEVGSVGAVKLTYTPAQPIAGATIKVDFSGAPAGARNWIGVAQKSDPDEAYLDWGYVSGSAGSIQLNVPEGQTVPEDQSVYEVRYHLANPDGSSRVIGRSEPFTPKRIEASLKAASEVTAGSTFPVTWTGPNNQRDYVTIVPKGAAEGAYLDYKYTQSGNPLTLTAPTAEGDYELRYASDNSGRTLASLPIHLKLGTYSLQAPASALGGSDLQVKWTGPGNNGDYVTVVKKGAAVGTYTTYFYTRDGNPGKLKLPTEPGEYELRYSTEAGSPNPTLASVPLTITAPSGNSAYSLQAPATATAGAEISVKWTGPNNSGDYVTVVKAGAPVGTYTAYFYTRDANPGKLKLPFEAGNYELRYSTEGQSPNPTLASVPLKITLASYSMTAPRQAKVGSTVPIRWSGPNNPGDYITVVKKGAAVGTYTSYVYTRDGNPGQLRMPDEPGEYELRYSTEAASPNPTLYSLPITVTK
- a CDS encoding macro domain-containing protein; translation: MPLELVQGDIAAQTTCAVVTAANAQLAGGGGVDGVIHRAAGPELLRFIRTLGGCPTGSAVISPAFGLSRQGVKHVIHAVGPIWRGGQANEAALLAGAYRSSLELALEAGCGSVAFPAISTGVYGYPLDRAAAVTLETIQAFLALHPALHVRVVLYSSGDLHVFEQAARRLKPHG